The DNA sequence AAGAATTTATCCGGAAAATCCTTCAGAAAAAGCAATTAATGAAATAGTTGAGGTATTAAAAAAGGGAGGAATTATTGTTTATCCTACCGATACGGTTTATGGATTGGGTTGTGATATCTTTAATCACAAAGCCATGGAAAAGCTTTCCAGAATTAAAAATGTTAAACTGGAAAAAACAAACTTTTCCTTTGTTTGTAATGATTTACGGAATTTATCTCAGTATACTAAGCCCATTGAAACGAATCTATTTAAACTTCTGAAAAGAACTTTGCCGGGGCCTTTTACTTATATTCTTGCAGCTTCCAATACGCTGCCCTCTTATTATAAGAATAAAAAAACAGTAGGAATTAGAATTCCCGATCATAGTATTCCTAGAATTATCGTTGAAAAATTAGGCAATCCCATAGCATCCACTTCAACACATGATGATGACGAGATTTTAGAATATATTACAGATCCCGAATTAATAGCCGAGAAATATGATAAATTAGTAGATATTGTTATTGATAGCGGTGCGGGAGGTTATACTCCTTCTACGGTTGTTGATTTAACTTCCGGGAGTCCGGAAATACTCCGCCGGGGAAAAGGTGATTTAGATCTGTATATTTAATTTCCATTTACATTTACTATTTCTGATCGAAAAAGTCAGTTTATATAAAAAGTAAAAAAGAACCGAATATAATTATTCGGTTCTTTTCTTATAAAATTTGAAAATTTTCTTTTTTAATAGGATATTAATTTAAACAATTCATGTAGAATAAGATGTATTAATAATTAAATAATTCATCAATAGACAATTCATGAACAGTTCCTAATTTTTTAACCGAATTCCAATTAAGATTTTCCTTTTTTCCAATTAAAGATACATTATAGGTTTTTCCCTTGATTTCACGATTAAAAAAATCTTTAAGATCCTTAAGTTGCAATGTTTGTATTTGAGAATACATATCTTTTCTTAAATCGTAATCAATTCCTCTTTTTTTGGCGGAAAGATAGGACCAATAAATTGCTGATTTAGTGATACGGTCTGAAGCAATTTGTTTCAAAGCACTTTTTTTAGCATTGTCAAATTGTTTAGCAATTTCAGGCATATTGTTCATTAAATCTTTCATTGCATCAACTGCTTGTGGTAATTTATTGGCTTGAGTTCCAATATAGGAAGAAACATAATCGTATTTATCCTTATCAGAAGCGATGGTATAACTGGCATAAGCAGAATAAGCTAATGATTTACTTTCTCGAATTTCTTGAAAAACAATGGAAGACAGACCTCTGCCGAAATACTCACCAAATACTTTTGCATAAGGCATTTTAGCTATATCAAATTTATTTCCTCTTGATTGGAAAAGTATTTCGGCTTGTACCATATCGTAAGGAGCAAAAAACAAGCTGCCGTCAGATGCAAGTTCCTTATAAGTTATAGGGGAATTATACTCTTTTCCGCTTCCGAAATTATGATATTTTTGAACCGCTTTTTTAATAACAGATTCATTCGGTCCATAGTAAAATATTTCATGTTTGTAATCGAATAAACTTTTACATATCTTAACTAAGTCCGCAGGTTTTTTGTTTAATAAATCCGCTTCAGAAATAGTATTTCTTAACCTGTTATTTTCTCCATAACGGGCATACAAAGCTAAAGCATTCAGTATTGCCTGTTTATTTAATTTAGAATTTTTTCTGGCTTTAAGTATAGTTTGTACATATTTTTGATATGTTTCTGAATCAGGATTAGCATTTTGCAAAAAATGTTCAAATAATTCTATACCTTTTGGGATATTTTTTTCTAAACCTTGCAGGTTTAGGAATATTTGTTCATTTTGAACCTGAATAGAATAACTGATTCCTATTTTATAGAACTCTTTTTCAAGATTGGATTTTGTATACTTATCAGTGCCCAGAAGGGAAAGATAATTTAAGGCCAGATCCAATTCTTCATTGTTATCTGATCCAAAGTCAAATATATAATATAGATTTCCTAATTCGTTATTTGAATTTTTAATATAGGAAAGAGGAATATTTTTTACATGATCAAAAGTTATTAATTTTTTATAGTCTATAAATTGAGGTTGAATTTCTTTTTCGGGAAGTTGGGAGAATTTTTTATAAAAATCTGATTGTTCCGTACGATTTAAAGTTATAGGAGTTATTCCCGGATTTTCAACTCGTACCAGTTTATCATTGGTTCCTTTTTCTTTATAAACCACAACATAATTATCCTTATAAAATTCATTGGCAAATTTTACAATACTCTCTTTATTCATTTTATCCAACTCATTAAATTCATCTAAAATTTGTTGCCAAGATAAATTTTGGATAAAAGCATTATACATTTGAGTTGCTACCCCGTTAGCTGTATCCCAGCTGCTGATGCGTTGCGTTTTTAAATCGTTGACAATAGCTTTAATCAACCAATCATCAAAATTTCCTTTTTTTATGATTTCTAACTGATCTAGTAAAAGTTTTTGTACTTGTTCCAAAGATTGTCCTTCTCTTGGAGCTCCATATAAGGAATGAAGACCATAGTCTTTAAAAATAGATATGTAAGATCCAGCCCCTTGAGCTAATTGTTTTTGATTGATATTTATATCGATTAACCCCGCACCGGAATTATTCAAAATCATATTAACCATTTTAACGTAAAGAGCCTCTTTGCTACCGGCTCCACTACACCTAAAAGCTAATTGGATTCTTTCTGAAGATGGACTTTTTACTACTCTTTTAACAACAGAGGTCAACGGCTGTTCAATGGGTTTTTTCAAAACGGGCAATTCTTTATATTTGAAATTGCCGAAATAGGTATCTACTAATTGTATGGTTTCATCAAAATTTAAGTCGCCCACCAATACAATTGCCATATTATTAGGAACATAATAAGTCTCATAATATTCATGAATTGCTTTCATGGATGGATTTTTCAAATGCTCGGATGTTCCTATAGTAGTTTGTTGTCCATAAGGATGGGTAGGAAATAGAGCATCCATCAATTCATAATTAACCAAACGCATATCGTTATCTTGAGCGCGATTAAATTCTTCATAAACAGCTTCCAATTCTGTGTGAAAGAGACGTAAAACTAATTCGGAAAATCGTTCTTTTTCAACAAATAACCATCTTTCTAATTCGTTGGATGGAATATTGTTTTTATAAACCGTTTCATCTAGCCAAGTATGCGCATTGGTTCCGGTTGCGCCCAATTCTGAAATTAATTTGTCGTATTCGTTAGCAATGGCGTATTTAGATGCTTCTTGGGATACTTCATCTATTTTTTTATAAATTTCCTTTTTCTTTTTTGGATTTTTTTCAGCTTTATGTTGTTCGTATAAATCTGAAATACGGTTTAATAATACAGATTCTTTGTCCCAATCAGAAGTTCCGAGTTTACTGGTTCCCTTAAACATCATATGCTCTAAATAATGAGCAAGACCGGTATTCTCGGACGGATCATTAGCAGATCCGGTACGTACCGGAATGTATGTTTGAATTCTTGGTTCATCATTATTTCGGGATAAATATACTTTTAAACCATTTTTCAGCGTATAAATTCTTGAATTGGAGGGATCGTTCGTTACCGTTTCATAAGTATACCCCTTTGAATCTGTTACTGATTTAGTTTTATAGGTTTGTGCGTTCGTGGTCATTATAAAAAATGTTAATACAAGTAATAAAAATATTTTTTTCATATTATTATTAGGTTTAAAGGTGTGAAAATACAAAAGATTTTTGTTAGATTTTATTTTTTCGGAATATAAAATATAAGTATATATATCCAATTAAAGCAGAACATAGGGAGGAAAATAGAATCATAATTTTAGCATGAGTTATATAGTCGGCATGTATAGCCGGATTAAAAGCCAGTAAGGTAATAAAAATAGACATAGTAAATCCAATTCCACCTAAAAAACCGATTCCTATCATTTGCTTCCAATCTGTTTCCGAAGGAAGCCTACAAAATTTCAAAGCACAAGCCAGATAAGTAAATAAAATAATTCCTAAAGGTTTTCCAACGATTAAGCCAAAAAATATTCCAAGAGTGTACGATTGAGAGAAAAGCTCTTGAATATTTAATTGAATAGATAAGGCTGTGTTGGCAAGTGCAAAAAGAGGAAGTATTATAAAATTGACAGGTAATTGGAGTATAGATAGTAATTTCATGGCTTGAACATGGGGATTACCTCCTTCAAAGGGTATGGCAAATGCCAGTAGTATACCCGCAAGAGTTGCATGTACACCGGAATTAAGTAAGCAATACCAAATTCCTATACCGCCGATTATATATAAATATAAATGATTGATCTTTAGTTTTTTAAAAAGTAATAGTATCGTCCATATGAATAAGGCAAAAAATAAAAAGATCCAAGAAAGTTTTTTAGTGTAAAAAAAGGCTATAACTAAAATAGCCCCTAAATCGTCAATTACAGCTAAGGCAGTGAGAAATACACGGAGAGACAAGGGAATTTTTTTTCCTAATAAACTCAATACCCCCAACGCAAATGCTATATCGGTTGCCATAGGAATTCCGGCGCCAGAAATGGTGTCTTTTCCTAAATTTAAATATGCATATATTCCCGCAGGAATAATCATTCCGCCTATAGCTCCCAAAACAGGTAAAAGGGCTTGCGAACGATTGGAAAGTTTTCCAATATGTATTTCACGGATAAGTTCCAATCCCACCATTAAAAAAAATATACTCATTAACCCATCATTTATTAGTTCAGATACAGTTAATGCATTCCCCTGGGTGCTAAAAAGATATTCATTTCCTAATTTGAAGGATACCGATGTTTCCCAAAAATTATGATAGAAAGTGTGAAACGTTGAATTTGACAATATTATGGAAAAGATTGTACACAAGATAAGAAGTATCCCGACGGACTTCTCATTATTCATAAAATCTTTAATCGTTTTTCGCATTATACTCATTTATTGCTAATTACCGTATTGAATTATTAAGATTTGAATTATCGAGGATAATATATATATAGCTAAAATATAATTTTTAAATTTATGTTCACTTATAAATCAAACGGTATACTATTAATTATTTAATTATAAAAATTGAGAAAAAGATAAAACGAACCTTTTCATGCGAATTAACGCTCTATATGTCCAATATATGTCGCAATCTAATGGTATAAGTATTTTAACTACATTTGCATCATATCAGTATAATAAAAAGTAAAATATAAATGCAATCAGTTTTAAGAACATTATTCGGTTATTTAGCCAGACCACAATTATATCCGGAATTAGTAAGAAAAATTTATAAAAATATTTTCGACAGAGGGAGCGCGGTTCAAGGAAAAAAAGAATCCGAAATATGGTGTGCAGAAAGAGCAATCAGTCAGGATGATGCAATTTACCAGATTACAAAAAATGAATACTCTTTATATAAAGATTTTGCAGGACCAATGGAGGAGTCCAAAAAAATTGAGGCGGCTTGTCCGGTTAAAATGGGCGGAGCCGGAGCACTAGATCTTATCTACGCATTATGTGAATATACTCTGGCTAAAAATGTTATAGAAACCGGAGTAGCTTACGGATGGAGTTCTCTGGCGGCTTTATTGTCTTTACAAAAAAGAGGTGGAAATTTGTATAGTTCAGATATGCCTTATTTGGACAGGAATAATGATAAATTTGTTGGATGTGTAGTACCTGATAATCTTAGAAACTATTGGAAATTATTTAGACAAGCAGATAAAGAATCTTTGCCTAAAATATTCAAAGAACAACAGACTTTTGAGATAGCTCATTATGATAGCGATAAAAGTTATAAAGGTAGAATGTGGGCCTATCCTTTACTATGGGAAAGAATAGAAAAAAACGGCTTTTTTATCAGTGATGATATTGGAGATAATTCTGCTTTTATGGATTGGGTAAATCAAAATCATTTACAAACGGTAATTGTCGAATTTGAAGGAAAATATGTGGGAATTGTAAAAAAAGTATAGAGAAATAATTTCTTTATTAAAAAATGGTTATTTAAAATTTTACGGATTACTTCAAGTGTATTTTAATTTTTAATAATATAAATCGTATTATTTTTAGTCATGCAGACATATGAAGAAATTTTAGAGTGGTTGTATACCCAAGTTTCAAATTATCAAAATGTCGGGAATTCTGCATATAAGCCCGGATTTGAAAATATAATAAAACTGAGTGAAATTTTAGGAAATCCTCACAGAAAATTTAAATCCATACATATTGCGGGAACTAATGGAAAAGGGAGTGTTTCTAATATGACCGCCTCCATTTTAAAAGAAGCCGGGTATAAAGTGGGATTATTTACTTCTCCTCATCTTAAAAATTTCACTGAACGGATAAGGGTTGACGGAAAAGAATGCCCCTCAGAGTTTGTATATAATTTTTTAATTACTATTAGAGATCATTTTACTAAGGATTTTAATCCTTCCTTCTTTGAATTAACAACCGCTATGGCTTTTAGCTATTTTGCTAAAGAAAAAGTTGATATAGCTGTAATAGAGGTTGGAATAGGCGGAAGGTTAGATTCAACAAATATCATTACTCCCGAAGTATGTGCAATAACAAGTATATCGATGGATCATGTGGATTTATTGGGAGATACACTTGAAAAAATAGCCACAGAAAAAGCGGGGATTATTAAACCCGGAATTCCTGTAGTTATTGGAGAAGATAAGGAAGAAGTTAAAAAATTACTAGTACATATTGCTCAAGAGCGTAATGCCGAATATATAGATGCGACAAAAAATAAGGTAAACTATCCATCAGATTTAAAAGGTATATATCAAGAAAAAAATAAAAAAACGGTAGTAAGTATTATCGATGTTTTAAATGATAAAGGATTTAAAATATCTGTTGATCAGGTTAAAAAGGGCCTTTTGCATGTAAAAGATTCAATGAACTTTAGAGGAAGATGGGAGATTTTGCAATGGGAAAATCCAGTGATTATCTGCGATACGGCCCATAATGAGGATGGCTTTAAACAATTGGCCGAACAATTTAAACGGGTAACCTATAAAAAACTGAGAATTGTAATCGGTTTTGTAAAAGGTAAAGATTTAGATAAAATATTTCCACTATTGCCGATTGATGCCATCTATTATTTTGTAAAACCGGCTATTCAAAGAGGACTACATCCCAATGAATATACCGAAAAAATAGATTTATACTTCAAAAATTATCAAAAATTCGATAGTGTAGCAGAAGGATTTGATGCCGCTAAAACCCAGTCTGACAAAGAAGATTTGATTTTTATAGGAGGAAGTAATTTTGTGGTAGCAGAAATTTTTTAAAAAAAATATTTGCAAGTATAAAAAATGAGCGTATATTTGCAATCCAATTACGGAACAAAGTAATAAAGAAAAGCTCTTAAATATCTTTGTTTTAAAGGGGCGATTAGCTCAGCTGGTTCAGAGCACCTGCCTTACAAGCAGGGGGTCGCAGGTTCGAATCCTGCATCGCCCACAACAAGAAAAACCTTGATTTTTTTCAGTTAAGGTTTTTTTGTTGGTACAGACCCATGGTGTAACGGTAGCACACCGGTTTTTGGTACCGTTTGTCGGGGTTCGAATCCCTGTGGGTCTACAACAAATTAAATGAAAAAGTATATTTGTAGGATTGTAAAAAATAATTACATTTGCACCGCAAATAGATAATGAAAAGAAAGAATTAAAATGGCAAATCATAAGTCAGCAATAAAAAGAATAAGACAGAATCACGTAAGAAGATTACGTAATAAGTATTATCATAAATCAGCTCGTACAGCTATTAAAGAATTAAGAGCTGAAACAGATAAAACTGTAGCGGTAGGTAAATTACCGGCTGTTTTTTCTCAGATTGATAAGTTAGCAAAAAGAAACATTATTCATAAGAATAAAGCGTCTAACTTGAAATCTAAATTAAACAAGCACGTTAACGCATTAGCGTAAATAAAAATAATAGTAGGCCCGTTCGTCTATCGGTTAGGACTTCAGATTTTCATTCTGGCAAGAGGGGTTCGACTCCCCTACGGGCTACTAATCTCAGGCTTAAATTACTTTAATAATTTAAGCCTTTTTTTATGAAAATTAATTGTCATTTCAGGAAGTAAGAAAAAATTATGAATAAATTAATTGTAATATTTTATAATGTTTATTTACTATTCGATTTAATGGCTTCTTATAATTTTCCAATGCTCAAATCTTTTTAATATAGAGACCTTTTGTTATTTAAAAAGTTTAGAATAACAATAAATGAAGCAAAATATCATTTTTTAATATTATATAGTTATTGGTAAAATTGTATTATAATAGCACCCCCCTTTCAATAGCTAATTCTAATTCTTTTATACTAAGATCCTTTAATTCTTTTTCATAAATTAATCGTTGATAAAGAAAAATATTTACGGTTTTATTAAATATACTTTTTAATATATCTAACGCAGAATAGCTTTCAGGATAAAACCTTTCGTTAAATTTAAATTCATTGCTAATCTTTACATTAAATTCTTTCGTAAAATATGTAAGAAAATCATTTGCATCATGTCCAATTAATCCAAAATCTTCATATAATTTCATTTCAGGTTTAAATTGTATTTTATTCTCCCATTGGGATAATAAAACTTTCTCTAAAAATAATTGTAATTTATGATCAACCATATTTATTAAATTTATGATACCTCTAATTTTAACTACATCATTAATAAAATGATTATTTTTATTCAAAGACACAGAATGTCATTTGAAATTCGTAACTAGTTGTTTACGTGTCTAATCCAATCAATACCATAGTCAATTCATATCAATCACTAAGAAAGTACACAGATCAATGCAGTACTTATAAATTTCAACTATGATAAGGAGGTGAATTAAATGGTTATAAGATAGGATTTTCGTTTTTTACTAAGTAATTGTTGGAGACACCTAATTAGGCAATATTAGGTTATTCAAAAGTATGTGATCTAATGTAGTATGATAAAGTTTTTATATTTTGTAAATGTATAAAAAGGCATAGTAAATTGCAAATATATATTTAATAAAAATACATTTATATTAATAAAATGCATAACAACATAAATATCGACATATAATATAGTTTTATGAATATGCAAAAACTTACCATTTTTTATTAAAAATATGTATATAAAAGCTTTTAATTTGAATAGTTTGTTGATGAAATTTTCATTAAAACTAAAACTCATAAGGAATAGAATAAAATAAAAGTCCTGATTTCAATTGAAATCAGGACCATATGTTTAGTTAAATATTTGAGAAAAGCTATTCGAAGAGAATAACTTACTATGAAAAGAACTTTTTTTAATATTTTTATTTTAAGCTAGCTTAAAAAATATAATTTTGTTAATTTCATAAGAAGTTAACACATATTAGAGATTTTTAACCTTTAAAACATGTAAATTGGAATCTAATTCATAGAGTCTGGGCACTCCTGTAGCTATTTCAAATTTTATAATTTCTTCTGGAGTCATTTTTTCTAAATACATAACTAATGCACGTAAACTATTTCCATGTGCAGCTATGATTATGTTTTTTCCCTCCTTAATTTTTGGAACTATCTCACTTTCAAAATAAGGAATTACTCTTTCTGCAGTATCTTTAAGGCTCTCTCCATTAGGCGGAGCTACATCGTAACTTCTTCGCCAAATATGAACTTGTTCATCTCCAAATTTCTTAGCTGTTTCAGCCTTATTTAAGCCTTGTAGATCTCCATACATTCTTTCATTTAATGCTTTATCAAATTTCGTAGGTACATTTTTTATTCCGGCTTCATTCAACGCGATTTGTAAAGTTTCTTGAGCTCTTTTCAAAGCAGATGAATACGCATAATCAAAATGTAAACCTTTAAGCTGATCGCCGGCTTTTTTAGCCTCTTCTTTTCCTTTGTCGGATAATTCTACATCAACCCAACCGGTAAATTTATTTTCCAGATTCCAAACACTCTGACCGTGTCTCAGTAATACTAAAATTGCCATGATTACAAAATATTTATATTAACTATATTATCTTGAAATAATTGTGCCAATATAAAAATAATGACTATTAATTTACCCATAAATCTGATTAAAATTAAGAAGTAATGAAATAAGTGTTTAAGAAAATGTTAATTTTGAAATTATTTCAAAAAACGGAAAGAGTTAGTAATGAGAAAAAGTAGTTTACTTGTATCAATTCTAATCGGGATTTTTACTATGGCACAAAAACAAAATTTGACTCCTGAATTACTTTGGAGTTTAGGTAGGGTATCTATAGACGCTGTAAATGATACCGGAGACATTATTTATGGTGTTCAATATTATAATGTTGATGAAAATAACAGTACCAGAGATTTATATCATCTAAATCTAGATGGGCAAATTATCAGACTTAATGAAAGTAAAGACAAGGAAAAAGCATTATCTTTTCATTCACAAAATGAATTTATATATTCGGTGGGAGAAGATATCTATTCTTATAATCTAAAAACTAAGAAAACAGAAAAAATTAATAAAGAAAACGAAATTCTTTCCGGGTTACTTTATGCGAATAATTCCAACTATTTTGCTATATCTAAACCGGTAAAATTAGAAAAAGTTTTAGGCTCAGATATATATCCAACAATGGAAAAATCAGATGTGAAAGTTTATGATCATTTAATGTATAGACATTGGGATACCTGGAAAGACGGAAAATTTAAACATATATTCATTGGTAGTACAAACGGAAGTTTGGTGGATATCAATAAGGATGAAAAATATAATTCCGAAGATTATTCATTTTCTCCGGATAGTAAATATTTAGTTTACCAATCCAAAAAACTTTTCGGAACTCAAGATGCAATTTCTACCAATACGGATATATACCTTTATGATATATTTTCACAACAAACGCAAAATTTAACTGTTGAAAATAAAGGATACGATACTAACCCTAAGTTTAGTCCACAAGGTGGAGTATTGGCGTGGTTGTCAATGAAAACAGACGGATATGAGGCAGATAAAAATGATCTAAAAATTTATGATTTGGCTACTCAGAAAACAATAAATTTAACTTCAACTTGGGATAATACGGTAATAGACTATGTTTGGGCTAAAAATGGAAAGAAAATTTATTTTTTGGCCGGTATCAACGCTACTAAACAATTTTTTGAGTTAGATATCAAAACAAAAAAAATCAGACAAATTACCAAAGGTCAGCATGATTATGTTAGCATACGTATCACCGGTGATTATTTGGTTGGAGAGCGTCAAGACATGAATCATGCGTCTGAAATTTATAAAGTAAATATTAAAACCGGAGTAGAAACTAAGTTAACTTCAGTAAATGATGACCTCTATCAAAAGATAAAAAGTTGTAGAGTTGAAGAAAGATGGAT is a window from the Apibacter sp. B3706 genome containing:
- a CDS encoding 2,3-bisphosphoglycerate-dependent phosphoglycerate mutase, which gives rise to MAILVLLRHGQSVWNLENKFTGWVDVELSDKGKEEAKKAGDQLKGLHFDYAYSSALKRAQETLQIALNEAGIKNVPTKFDKALNERMYGDLQGLNKAETAKKFGDEQVHIWRRSYDVAPPNGESLKDTAERVIPYFESEIVPKIKEGKNIIIAAHGNSLRALVMYLEKMTPEEIIKFEIATGVPRLYELDSNLHVLKVKNL
- a CDS encoding L-threonylcarbamoyladenylate synthase, which encodes MAKTLRIYPENPSEKAINEIVEVLKKGGIIVYPTDTVYGLGCDIFNHKAMEKLSRIKNVKLEKTNFSFVCNDLRNLSQYTKPIETNLFKLLKRTLPGPFTYILAASNTLPSYYKNKKTVGIRIPDHSIPRIIVEKLGNPIASTSTHDDDEILEYITDPELIAEKYDKLVDIVIDSGAGGYTPSTVVDLTSGSPEILRRGKGDLDLYI
- a CDS encoding bifunctional folylpolyglutamate synthase/dihydrofolate synthase, producing MQTYEEILEWLYTQVSNYQNVGNSAYKPGFENIIKLSEILGNPHRKFKSIHIAGTNGKGSVSNMTASILKEAGYKVGLFTSPHLKNFTERIRVDGKECPSEFVYNFLITIRDHFTKDFNPSFFELTTAMAFSYFAKEKVDIAVIEVGIGGRLDSTNIITPEVCAITSISMDHVDLLGDTLEKIATEKAGIIKPGIPVVIGEDKEEVKKLLVHIAQERNAEYIDATKNKVNYPSDLKGIYQEKNKKTVVSIIDVLNDKGFKISVDQVKKGLLHVKDSMNFRGRWEILQWENPVIICDTAHNEDGFKQLAEQFKRVTYKKLRIVIGFVKGKDLDKIFPLLPIDAIYYFVKPAIQRGLHPNEYTEKIDLYFKNYQKFDSVAEGFDAAKTQSDKEDLIFIGGSNFVVAEIF
- a CDS encoding DUF1493 family protein, which gives rise to MSLNKNNHFINDVVKIRGIINLINMVDHKLQLFLEKVLLSQWENKIQFKPEMKLYEDFGLIGHDANDFLTYFTKEFNVKISNEFKFNERFYPESYSALDILKSIFNKTVNIFLYQRLIYEKELKDLSIKELELAIERGVLL
- a CDS encoding S9 family peptidase, with translation MRKSSLLVSILIGIFTMAQKQNLTPELLWSLGRVSIDAVNDTGDIIYGVQYYNVDENNSTRDLYHLNLDGQIIRLNESKDKEKALSFHSQNEFIYSVGEDIYSYNLKTKKTEKINKENEILSGLLYANNSNYFAISKPVKLEKVLGSDIYPTMEKSDVKVYDHLMYRHWDTWKDGKFKHIFIGSTNGSLVDINKDEKYNSEDYSFSPDSKYLVYQSKKLFGTQDAISTNTDIYLYDIFSQQTQNLTVENKGYDTNPKFSPQGGVLAWLSMKTDGYEADKNDLKIYDLATQKTINLTSTWDNTVIDYVWAKNGKKIYFLAGINATKQFFELDIKTKKIRQITKGQHDYVSIRITGDYLVGERQDMNHASEIYKVNIKTGVETKLTSVNDDLYQKIKSCRVEERWIDTTDGKKMLVWVIYPPDFDKNKKYPTLLYCQGGPQSTVSQFYSFRWNFQIMASNGYIVVAPNRRGLPSFGVKWNEEISGDWGGQPMRDYLSAIDEVSKEPYVDKNRLGAVGASYGGYSVYYLAGIHKKRFKTFISHCGVFDLESMYGSTEEIFFPNYDIGGAYWENPQPKAYKEFNPIKLVSNWDTPILIIHGGRDYRVPYTQGLEAFQAAQLKGIKSRLLYFPEESHWVQQPQNGIIWQKEFFKWLKETL
- a CDS encoding M16 family metallopeptidase, with the protein product MKKIFLLLVLTFFIMTTNAQTYKTKSVTDSKGYTYETVTNDPSNSRIYTLKNGLKVYLSRNNDEPRIQTYIPVRTGSANDPSENTGLAHYLEHMMFKGTSKLGTSDWDKESVLLNRISDLYEQHKAEKNPKKKKEIYKKIDEVSQEASKYAIANEYDKLISELGATGTNAHTWLDETVYKNNIPSNELERWLFVEKERFSELVLRLFHTELEAVYEEFNRAQDNDMRLVNYELMDALFPTHPYGQQTTIGTSEHLKNPSMKAIHEYYETYYVPNNMAIVLVGDLNFDETIQLVDTYFGNFKYKELPVLKKPIEQPLTSVVKRVVKSPSSERIQLAFRCSGAGSKEALYVKMVNMILNNSGAGLIDININQKQLAQGAGSYISIFKDYGLHSLYGAPREGQSLEQVQKLLLDQLEIIKKGNFDDWLIKAIVNDLKTQRISSWDTANGVATQMYNAFIQNLSWQQILDEFNELDKMNKESIVKFANEFYKDNYVVVYKEKGTNDKLVRVENPGITPITLNRTEQSDFYKKFSQLPEKEIQPQFIDYKKLITFDHVKNIPLSYIKNSNNELGNLYYIFDFGSDNNEELDLALNYLSLLGTDKYTKSNLEKEFYKIGISYSIQVQNEQIFLNLQGLEKNIPKGIELFEHFLQNANPDSETYQKYVQTILKARKNSKLNKQAILNALALYARYGENNRLRNTISEADLLNKKPADLVKICKSLFDYKHEIFYYGPNESVIKKAVQKYHNFGSGKEYNSPITYKELASDGSLFFAPYDMVQAEILFQSRGNKFDIAKMPYAKVFGEYFGRGLSSIVFQEIRESKSLAYSAYASYTIASDKDKYDYVSSYIGTQANKLPQAVDAMKDLMNNMPEIAKQFDNAKKSALKQIASDRITKSAIYWSYLSAKKRGIDYDLRKDMYSQIQTLQLKDLKDFFNREIKGKTYNVSLIGKKENLNWNSVKKLGTVHELSIDELFNY
- the nhaA gene encoding Na+/H+ antiporter NhaA → MRKTIKDFMNNEKSVGILLILCTIFSIILSNSTFHTFYHNFWETSVSFKLGNEYLFSTQGNALTVSELINDGLMSIFFLMVGLELIREIHIGKLSNRSQALLPVLGAIGGMIIPAGIYAYLNLGKDTISGAGIPMATDIAFALGVLSLLGKKIPLSLRVFLTALAVIDDLGAILVIAFFYTKKLSWIFLFFALFIWTILLLFKKLKINHLYLYIIGGIGIWYCLLNSGVHATLAGILLAFAIPFEGGNPHVQAMKLLSILQLPVNFIILPLFALANTALSIQLNIQELFSQSYTLGIFFGLIVGKPLGIILFTYLACALKFCRLPSETDWKQMIGIGFLGGIGFTMSIFITLLAFNPAIHADYITHAKIMILFSSLCSALIGYIYLYFIFRKNKI
- the rpsT gene encoding 30S ribosomal protein S20, whose translation is MANHKSAIKRIRQNHVRRLRNKYYHKSARTAIKELRAETDKTVAVGKLPAVFSQIDKLAKRNIIHKNKASNLKSKLNKHVNALA
- a CDS encoding class I SAM-dependent methyltransferase yields the protein MQSVLRTLFGYLARPQLYPELVRKIYKNIFDRGSAVQGKKESEIWCAERAISQDDAIYQITKNEYSLYKDFAGPMEESKKIEAACPVKMGGAGALDLIYALCEYTLAKNVIETGVAYGWSSLAALLSLQKRGGNLYSSDMPYLDRNNDKFVGCVVPDNLRNYWKLFRQADKESLPKIFKEQQTFEIAHYDSDKSYKGRMWAYPLLWERIEKNGFFISDDIGDNSAFMDWVNQNHLQTVIVEFEGKYVGIVKKV